DNA from Flavobacterium aestivum:
TCTCTTATACGGAACGCGACAATTATTACATGGAATTAGAAGCCGATATTTTAAATGAATTGTTACAAAAGTGGAATGTTGACAAAGCAATTCTTTTCGGTCACAGCGATGGCGGTTCGATTGCACTTATTACCGCAGCAAAATATCCGAAAAATATAGTAGGCGTAATTACTGAGGGAGCTCATATTTTTGTTGAAGATATAACTGTGAAAGGTATCACGGAAGCAACAGAACTTTATAGCACAACGAATTTGAAGGCTAAGTTAGAAAAATACCATGGCGATAAGACAGACGACATGTTTTGGGCGTGGGCAAAAACTTGGGTGACAAATGATTTCAAAACTTGGAATATTGAAAATTTTCTGCCTTCAATCAAATGTCCAGTACTAATTATACAAGGTGAAGCTGATGAGTATGGAACTTTAAAACAAGTTCACAGAATAATAGATCAAGTCAGTGGTGAATCTTTCGATTTTATAATTCCAAATGTTGGTCATACACCACATAAAGAAGTTTCCGAATTAATTTTAGAACGAACAGCTAAATTCATAAATAGAGTCAGTTAGACTGTAGATAGCAACGGTTTTTAGCTAAGAAATTGAGTTTTGCTTTCTTAACTTCTTTATCACACCGATTAAAGTCAGGTATAATTTCCGAAAAAGTCGTTAAGCTACTAAATGTTGTGAGTAACTTTATCTCAAAAAAACGCAAAAAAGTATTGTGCAAAATACCAAGACTTGGCATCTTTGATAAAAAAAGATTATGGCACGAAATACTTCAATATTATTAGGTGACTATTTTGAAAATTTTATAAATGAGCAAATTAGTACAGGGAAATATAGTTCTGTAAGCGAGGTCGTTAGTACTTCTTTAATAGTTTTTGAGCAAGAAGAAAATAAAACAAAATCTTTAATCAGTGAACTTAAAGTAGGTGAAAAAAGTGCTAAGATTAAAAATTTTGACCGCAAAAAAAATCTTGAAGAACTTAAAGCAAACTTTGGAAAATAATGTAAGGATATATTATTAACCAAAAAGCTCTTGAAGACATTAATAAAATTTGGATTTATACCGCAGAAAATTGGTCTATTGAACAAGCTGACCGTTACTATAATTTGATTTTTGACGAAATTGAGTATATAGTTGATAATTTAGAAATGGCCCGTGACTTTGGGAACATTAGAAAAAACTATAGATGCTCGAAAGTAAAATCTCATTTAATATTTTTCAAGAAAATAAACTCTAATGACATAGAAGTCATAAGAGTTTTGCATGAAAAAATGGATATCGAAAATCAATTAAGTATCTAATAGTAAAGAACTATGCACAACTGCGGTCTCATTAAATTTAGTCCTTAAGACTCAAAACATTATCTGTTCTGCTCTTGTAAACTTTCTCTTAAATTTATACTTTTGGACAAACCGTTTCAAAAACTTCGCAAAGACCTGTGACGTTATTGGTCATTGTAACGGACGATACAACAAGCAACAAACGGATAACAAAAATGAAACGAATAATTGTAATTTTAGGTTTGACA
Protein-coding regions in this window:
- a CDS encoding alpha/beta fold hydrolase — its product is MTQEHPNLNEIAIKRIGNYSDLPTIIFLHDSLGCIELWRDFPEKLSELTKCNVIVYDRQGYGKSAPFSYTERDNYYMELEADILNELLQKWNVDKAILFGHSDGGSIALITAAKYPKNIVGVITEGAHIFVEDITVKGITEATELYSTTNLKAKLEKYHGDKTDDMFWAWAKTWVTNDFKTWNIENFLPSIKCPVLIIQGEADEYGTLKQVHRIIDQVSGESFDFIIPNVGHTPHKEVSELILERTAKFINRVS
- a CDS encoding type II toxin-antitoxin system ParD family antitoxin gives rise to the protein MARNTSILLGDYFENFINEQISTGKYSSVSEVVSTSLIVFEQEENKTKSLISELKVGEKSAKIKNFDRKKNLEELKANFGK
- a CDS encoding type II toxin-antitoxin system RelE/ParE family toxin produces the protein MYTAENWSIEQADRYYNLIFDEIEYIVDNLEMARDFGNIRKNYRCSKVKSHLIFFKKINSNDIEVIRVLHEKMDIENQLSI